From Culex pipiens pallens isolate TS unplaced genomic scaffold, TS_CPP_V2 Cpp_Un0120, whole genome shotgun sequence:
GCAAGTTTCAGAGGCAGAATCAGAGTCCCCCGTCCAAGGTAGACAAGTCCACCACCAGCAACCCTTATCCGGTTCCAGTTGAGATTTCTATGCACGGATCCAAGATGGTCAAGACGATGCTACATGCGTTGCACACTTCAACTCCGTTGATAAGGAACACGCTGAATACGGACGCCGCTGATGTTCCCGGCACAACACGCGGTCGTCGGGTGGCGGCTGCAAATTTCTTCATTGCAGGAATCCACACATCGTACTAGGGCCCGCCTTGGCGCAAGTGCAACGCCAGAAGTGCAGGTCGAAACGCCGAGTACGCCTGCGAAACGTGGTCGTGGCCGTGGCGCATCAATCATAGCCAAGATCGTCGAAGAAGAGTCTCATTCAACGGTAACGAGCACGGCGCAAAATCGGGGAAAGAAAACAAGTTGTGGAATGATGCTGACGATGCTCCAAACGCACCAGCAGATGAAGAGAACCGAATCCGAAAAAAATGCGAGCCATGGTCCGAGATCACCATTTCCCAGTGATTCCGGATGAGATGATCTGCACGTTTCGCACGACGCAAGCTTATAGTTTGGACAAAGGTGATCGTTTTTCCAGATTTGTAAGTGACTGCAGAAATGGGCGacgatttcaattttaaatctagTACTAGTACATTGCTGTGCTTATaatatgtaaaataaatttaatgggTCGTCCATATCGGAAAGAGGGGTTGGGGAGGTTGGGCGACAGTTcgtgttttattttaatgaatggATAAAAAATGTCATTGAAAGAAGTTAGCGTTTAGTTGCGGTCCCAAATTTCTGAGCGGCcagtttcaaataattttgaatgaccttccacaaaatttgaagcttgttACTAAAATTGCTAGGATTTGGTCTGCTTAAATGTTGGGTAGGGACAGAATGGACCAGGGTGCACGCTTaccaaataaaaccaaaaaaattgtaattatcatgatttttcgAGTTCAACTCGGATAACACTTTTTTTGGTAAAGTGGGTCGAACtggcaaaatcatgattttcatgatttgccgAGTTCGAGCGTGGGGAAATATTTCACTGGATCAAATCTGTTCGGATGTTGCCTATTTTCGGGCGCTTTCTGGTTTTTCTTGAGGGATtggaattgaaataattttaattatgtataaactaaaataaaatcaaaacggtataattatttattaatgTATAAAATAGTACAACAATGAAAAAACAATaagttatttttctttaaatggtGCTTCGAGAAAATTTAGGTCGCTTCAAATGTCCCCGGCATCGGAATAGTTCGCGCAGTCAAGCCGAGAAGACTCCCAGCAATCCTTCAAGTTCCTTCTCACGCAGGCGTCGGAGCGAGTGCCCTCGGCCAGCACTTGCTCGAGACGATTCGAGCGTTCGATCAGCTCGCTATCTGTTACGACCTGGTTCACGATGACGGTGCGGCTCGTTCCGTTGGACGTGTCCAGCTTGCCGACGAACTGTGAGGGGTTGAAAATGTTaggttttgttttgtgaaagtttatgATGGCGACTCACCCCAAAGCACGCTACCGCCGGTCGCTTCAGATCGTTGCAGGTGGGCTGCGGCTGTCCTGCGAACGGGTGAACCGGCTCGTGCACGATGCTGTCCACTCCAGGGAACGAATCGGCTATTTTGTTCACCATCTGCACCTGGGCGTGAGCTCCGCCGTTGGTCGAATAAACGGTTACGTTGCCGTCGAAGCTGGAACCAGCGATGAGCGCCGGGTTGCGCGGACACCAGGCTACGTCAAAGTTCCACTGGTTGTTGGTCGCGAGCTCGGAGAGGATTTCCCCGTTTTGCTCTTCGGAGTTTTGGTTCCAGCAGTAGATTTTGTTGTCTTTGCCGCATGAAGCGACCAGGTCGAAATCCTTCGGGCACCAGGTCAGACCGAGGACACCCCGCTGGTGGATATTGAAGGTTTTGGTGGGGGCAGTCGCGTAGCGAAGATCCCACAGTTGAACGGAGGGGGCTTGATCTTCCTCGCTGGCTACCCACAACAGGTGCCACTGGACGGCGCGCGCCAACGGATCCGCGATTGGGTGTCGGTCAGTTTGATGACGGGTTCATTCTTGCGGAGATCCCCGATGATACAACGCGAGACCCTGAACGTCCTCAAACGGTTGCGCCTTCGCTCCTGGGCTCATCGGCGCCGCCGTGATGTTCAGATCCCAGATGAAGCTTTCCGACTCCGACGCTCCCGAGGCCAACAGTTTATTCTGGTACGGATTGTAGTCCATACTGCGCACCGCTCCGTTGTGTTTGTCCTGCTGGGCCATCAGCGCATTCTTACCGGCCAACAGCTTCAAAGCGCTGTAAACCTGGATGGCACCACCTTCGCAACCACCGGCGATGACCCCGTTCGGGTTCGTGGCCGTACCAAAATCCAGCGGACTCCACACGACCTTGTGGAACCAGTGCGCACTCGTCTGACTTCCCACCAGCTTCAGATTTGAGCTCACCCTGGATGATCTTCGAGTTGAACTTGTTGTACGCGACGTTCTCCTCTGGCCACAGCGCTCCACGGTAAGGCAATTGCGTCGAGGCCGTCTTTTCCGTGATCGCGTCCAGCAGATGATCCGAATCGAGGATTCCCGACAGTCGAACTACGCTCAGCAGCTGTTCTAGTGTCTTCAACGAAAAGCGAACTTTGGATACGACGTTCCGTCTGCGTTGCACTTGCACCTGTCGTACACGGCCCGAAAGATCTGCACCTCAGTACAGATGGAGTCGAGTTGGCCTAAAAAAAGAAGGTTAGTTACAGATAAACTTAATCAAGAAAAAGTTTTACCAATTTGAGGGTGGTCGATTCCAGAATGCGTACTTGGTAGGGAGTCCGGAACGCGTACTTGGTAGAGACGAGGGATCCATCGCAAATGGTGATAAAAATAATACGAAAGGACGGACGAGGGATCCATCGCAAATGGtgataaaaataatacaaaaggACGGGCGGTTCAGCGAACCCCGTCGCACACCTGTGATGCGGCGATGTTGTCGTTCGGCCAGTCCGGCCCAAGGCACATCCATGCTGAAATCGAAAAGATCTTCGGGAAGTAAGGTCTTGCAGAGTATTcgtaattttctgaaatttcctaaaaaataaaaaagtaaaacttagTTTAACTCTAGGTTTAACCCATAAAAATCCATCCAACGCCTATCCGATAGCTCTTCCCATTTTTGCCGAAACCTGTCCAACGGTGGAAAGAATTCTCCGAACCCTTTCGCCAACATTGGAAGGCAATCCGTCCttcggtggacggattcctcttgcaaaaccttgtgcAGGCAATCCGTCtaccggcggacggattcctcttgcatccttgtgccgtaatccgtccaccggtggaccgaacTTTTCCACCAACATtggaaggcaatccgtccaccggtggacggattcctcttgcaaaaccttgtgcAGGCAATCCGTCtaccggcggacggattcctcttgcatccttgtgccgtaatccgtccaccggtggaccgaacTTTTCCACCAACATtggaaggcaatccgtccaccagTGGACagattcctcttgcaaaaccttgtgcAGGCAATCCGTCtaccggcggacggattcctcttgcatccttgtgccgtaatccgtccaccggtggaccgaacTTTTCCACCAACATtggaaggcaatccgtccaccagTGGACagattcctcttgcaaaaccttgtgcAGGCAATCCGTCtaccggcggacggattcctcttgcatccttgtgccgtaatccgtccaccggcggaccgAACTTTTCCACCAACATtggaaggcaatccgtccaccggtggacggattcctcttgcaaaaccttgtgcaggcaatccgtccaccggcggacggattcctcttgcatcCTTGTCCAGTAATCCGCCCACCGGTGGACCGAACCATTTCGCCATTATtggaaggcaatccgtccaccggtggacggattcctcttgcaaaaccatgtgcaggcaatccgtccaccggcggacggattcctcttgcatcCTTGTCCAGTAATCCGCCCACCGGTGGACCGAACTTTTCCACCAACATtggaaggcaatccgtccaccggtggacggattcctcttgcaaaaccatgtgcaggcaatccgtccaccggcggacggattcctcttgcatcCTTGTCCAGTAATCCGCCCACCGGTGGACCGAACCATTTCGCCATTATtggaaggcaatccgtccaccggtggacggattcctcttgcatccttgtgccgtaatccgtccaccggcggaccgAACTTTTCCACCAACATtggaaggcaatccgtccaccggtggacggattcctcttgcaaaaccttgtgcaggcaatccgtccaccggcggacggattcctcttgcatcCTTGTCCAGTAATCCGCCCACCGGTGGACCGAACCATTTCGCCATTATtggaaggcaatccgtccaccggtggacggattcctcttgcaaaaccatgtgcaggcaatc
This genomic window contains:
- the LOC120428301 gene encoding protein transport protein Sec31A-like, whose protein sequence is MSSLRYGPNLYEFIERDSHLSGRVRQVQVQRRRNVVSKVRFSLKTLEQLLSVVRLSGILDSDHLLDAITEKTASTQLPYRGALWPEENVAYNKFNSKIIQGELKSEAGGKSDECALVPQGRVESAGFCALKLLAGKNALMAQQDKHNGAVRSMDYNPYQNKLLASGASESESFIWDLNITAAPMSPGAKAQPFEDWHLLWVASEEDQAPSVQLWDLRYATAPTKTFNIHQRGVLGLTWCPKDFDLVASCGKDNKIYCWNQNSEEQNGEILSELATNNQWNFDVAWCPRNPALIAGSSFDGNVTVYSTNGGAHAQVQMVNKIADSFPGVDSIVHEPVHPFAGQPQPTCNDLKRPAVACFGFVGKLDTSNGTSRTVIVNQVVTDSELIERSNRLEQVLAEGTRSDACVRRNLKDCWESSRLDCANYSDAGDI